Genomic segment of Xanthomonas sp. DAR 35659:
CGGCGGTGAGCGACATCGCCTTGAGGATGCGCGTGGCCATGGTCAGCCGCGTGTCGAGGTCGAGCGCGTCGGCCAGGCGCGGTGCGGGATCGTTCGGCGTGGTACGACGGGGCAGCGCCAATCCATCGCGCAGCAGCTTGGCGACATAGAGCGGGCCGGTGGCCTCGACGAAGGCGAACGAGGAAATGGCGGCCAGCTTGAAGCGACCCCAGGCTCGCTTCGCCCGGGCCGCGATCCGCGCGGCGAGGTCGGAGTCGGCCACCGGCGACGTCGCCTCTCCCGCGCAGGTGAATACCCCTGGCGTCAGCAACACCGGAAGACGCGCCTCGACCACGTCCGAGGCGAACCGCCGATGGCCGATGCCCAGCCCGAAGAATCCGGCGAATCCGAGGGTCTGGATACCCGCATCGAGGCTTTCCAGTGCGCGGCGGAACACTTCCGAGCGCACGTCGATGCAGAAGGCCATCTGCATCGTCATTCGCGTCGGTGCGGCCGGGGCCGAGGCGGGTGCTGCAAGCAGAGCGTCGAGCCGCCGCTGCGCCGCGCGTTCGGCCGCTTCCTGCAGGATGCTGTCGATCACGTCGTCCGGCGTCGCCGCAATCGGCATTGCGTATGCGGAGATGGCGGTTCGCCACTGCGAGGCGATCGCCGACTCGAACTTGCCCAGCAGCGTCACTTCCCAGCGCATGCGGATGGCGAGCAGGTCGGTGACGCACGCGTCCGTCTCGCCGCTCAGCTCCGCTTGCCAGAGCCGATACCGGGCGAGCTGGCTCCAGCCGCCAAGGGTGGTCAGCAGTCGGTGGAAATAGCCGTCCAGCGCGTCCGCCGGCAGGCCGAGGCGGGCGACGCCGTCGACGAGCGCATCTTCGGCATTCGCTGGCGCGTCCGCCACCTGCTGCGCGAATCCGGCGAGGCCGGCGATTTCCGGCGTCAGATCGTGGGTCGCGATGAGCCGCCACATGCTGTAGGCGCCGCCGGATTGACCGGCGGCCCACAGCGCCTGGCCCTGGTCGAAATAGGCGGCGGCCCAGTGCCCGATGCGCTCGTCGACGATGCTCGGCCAGTCGATCGCCGAGGCGTCGCGCGCCAGATCGGCGACTGTCGGGATCGCCCGCGGGGCGGGACGCACGGCGTCGATGACGTGCTTGAGCGCGGACAAGTTCGGCGGGCGCAGTGCGGCCGGCGCGTCGTGCAAGGCCGCCTGCAGATCCTCCTCGGCGATCTCGCCGGAGTGCAGCCGCGCCGCATACCAGGAGCGCGGCAGGGTCAGGGCGATGCCGGCCGCGCGCCGCAGCCGTGCCGCCGCGGTCGCCAGCGGCTCGCCGGCCTGGCCGAGGAAGGGGTTGACCGCCACGCTCGAGGCCAGCGGCCACAGCGGGGGCAGGGCGCGCGCCGCACGCTGGGCGGCGGCGATGATCGCAGCGTGGGACATGGAGGGTGCATCGGTCGCGGTCATCGGCATGGGGGTGTCCTGGCGGTTAGGGGTCACGACGTCTTGCTGACAGACCAGCCGCCGAGCAGGCGATCGATCGTGGCGTTGGCATATAGCCCATTGGAGAGATGGACGCGCAGCCCCGCGGCGGCCGGGTGCGAGGCCCAGAGCGGGAACAGCGCCTGCGCCACCGCGACCAGCCCGAAGCTCAGCACCGCCAACGCCATCAGCGTCCACTCCAGCCGTCCCGGCGCCGGCGTCGTCGGCAGCACCCCGGCAGTCAGCCATTCGGCGGCGGTCTGCAGCGCGAAGTAGCCGATCGCGGCGGCGCTGGCGTAGAGCGCCGTCCTGCGGGTCAGGGGGCGCGGCGCGGCATCGGCCAGGCCCTGGGCCAGCAGATAGGCGACACCGAAGATCAGGATGGCGCCCAGTGCCAGCGCCTGTGGCGACTTGTGCTCGAAGCCGAAGGCGAACCCGAAGGCGGCGCCGATCCCGACATAGATCGCCAGGGCGATCAGGAAGGCGCGGCCGACCGCCGCCCCATCGGGTACGGCAACCGGCCCGGGCCGGCGAATGGAGGCCACCTGCTCGACGGCCCCGTCGGCGGCCAGGAAGGCATGCGCCTTGTACAGCGAGTGCGCGACGATGTGCAGCAGCGCCAGCGGGAACAACGCAAGGCCGCACTGCAGGACCATGAAACCCATCTGCGCGACCGTGGACCAGGCGAGCGACGTCTTGACCGCGGGCTGGGTCAGCATCACCAGCGCACCGAACAGGGCGGTGAACCCGCCGAGCATGGCCAGCACGGCGAGCACGCCGGGGGCCGCCAGCATCAGGTCGGCGAAGCGGATCAACAGGAAGCCGCCGCCATTGACCACACCGGCATGCAGCAGCGCCGACACCGGCGTGGGCGCCTCCATCATCTCGGTGAGCCAGCCGTGGGTCGGGAACTGCGCCGACTTCAGCACCGCGGCCAGCGCCAGCAGGGCGGCCGCCGCGGCGAGCGGCCAGCCGTGCTCGCCGTTCCGCGCCAGCGCGTTGATCGTGGCGATATCGGTGGTGCCCAGGCTGTTCCAGACAAGCAGCGCCGCGGAGATCAGCGCGATGGCGCCGATGGTGGAGAACAGGCGCTTCTTGCGCGCGGCGCGCTGCGCCGCCACGCGTTCCGGATAGAACAGCAACAGGCGATGCAGCGCGGCGCTGGTCGCGATCCAGGCGACGACCAACTGGACCAGGTTGCCCGCCTGCACCAGCAACAGCACGGCCGCGAGTGCGAAGCACAGCCAGCCGGTGAAATAGCCTTGGCGCGCCTCGCCATCGAGGTAGGTGCGGGCATAGCGCACCACGATCCAGCCGACGAACGCGACCAGCGGCAGCATCGTGGCGCTGACCGCATCGAGCCGTGCCGACAGGCCGATGCCGCCCCAGCCGAGCAGTCCGCTGTCGCCGGCGCCTCGCGCGACCAGCAGCGCCAGCGAAGCGATCGCGATGAGCAGCGCGCCGAATGCGGCACCTTCGGCGAAGACGGGGAGCCGGCGGGGACGTCGGCCGCTGCGGACAAAGCCGAACACGGCGGCGACAGACAGCAGGAGCGGTGCGGAAAGCGGCAGCAGATAGGGCGACAAGGCAATCCCCTCGAATGGGCGCGGTGGTGGGCGGCGCCACGATAGCGATCGGCGGGATCGAACAAAAATTCATTGTTTTCACTAATTCGTTCGTTAATATCGAACGATATGGCCGCCTTGAACTACAACCATCTGCGCTATTTCTGGGCCGTTGCCCACGACGGCAACCTGACCCGCACCGCCGAGCGGCTCAATCTCACGCAGTCGGCCTTGTCGGTGCAGATCCGCAAGCTCGAGGAACGCCTCGGCCACGCGCTGTTCGAGCGGCGCGGGCGGCAACTGCATCTGACCGAGGCGGGGCAGATCGTGCTCGACCACGCCGACGCGATCTTCGCCACCGGCGAGGAACTGCTGGGCACGCTGCGGCAGACAGGCGCCGCGCGCCAGGCGTTGCGCGTCGGGTCGCTGGCCACGTTGTCGCGCAACTTCCAGATGGAATTCCTGCGCCCGCTGCTGGGCCGCACCGACATCGATCTGATCCTGC
This window contains:
- a CDS encoding YbcC family protein, whose product is MPMTATDAPSMSHAAIIAAAQRAARALPPLWPLASSVAVNPFLGQAGEPLATAAARLRRAAGIALTLPRSWYAARLHSGEIAEEDLQAALHDAPAALRPPNLSALKHVIDAVRPAPRAIPTVADLARDASAIDWPSIVDERIGHWAAAYFDQGQALWAAGQSGGAYSMWRLIATHDLTPEIAGLAGFAQQVADAPANAEDALVDGVARLGLPADALDGYFHRLLTTLGGWSQLARYRLWQAELSGETDACVTDLLAIRMRWEVTLLGKFESAIASQWRTAISAYAMPIAATPDDVIDSILQEAAERAAQRRLDALLAAPASAPAAPTRMTMQMAFCIDVRSEVFRRALESLDAGIQTLGFAGFFGLGIGHRRFASDVVEARLPVLLTPGVFTCAGEATSPVADSDLAARIAARAKRAWGRFKLAAISSFAFVEATGPLYVAKLLRDGLALPRRTTPNDPAPRLADALDLDTRLTMATRILKAMSLTAGFARLVVLAGHGASVVNNPHASALQCGACGGYSGDVNARLLASLLNTPEVRAGLAERGIAIPADTLFLAALHDTTTDAVTLYSADHPSPEHAADVEQAARWLQAAGALARGERALRLPRAQRGQDIAHRARDWAELRPEWALAGCQAFIAAPRERTSGRDLAGRAFLHDYDWRRDDGFGVLELILTAPVVVASWISLQYYGSTVAPAVFGAGNKLLHNVTGGIGVVEGNGGLLRGGLPWQSVHDGERLIHEPLRLSVLIEAPTDPIADILQRHPAVRALFDNRWLHLFALDDEGRMASRYAGDLQWESCLNDASSKRNHAPALA
- a CDS encoding proton-conducting transporter membrane subunit — its product is MSPYLLPLSAPLLLSVAAVFGFVRSGRRPRRLPVFAEGAAFGALLIAIASLALLVARGAGDSGLLGWGGIGLSARLDAVSATMLPLVAFVGWIVVRYARTYLDGEARQGYFTGWLCFALAAVLLLVQAGNLVQLVVAWIATSAALHRLLLFYPERVAAQRAARKKRLFSTIGAIALISAALLVWNSLGTTDIATINALARNGEHGWPLAAAAALLALAAVLKSAQFPTHGWLTEMMEAPTPVSALLHAGVVNGGGFLLIRFADLMLAAPGVLAVLAMLGGFTALFGALVMLTQPAVKTSLAWSTVAQMGFMVLQCGLALFPLALLHIVAHSLYKAHAFLAADGAVEQVASIRRPGPVAVPDGAAVGRAFLIALAIYVGIGAAFGFAFGFEHKSPQALALGAILIFGVAYLLAQGLADAAPRPLTRRTALYASAAAIGYFALQTAAEWLTAGVLPTTPAPGRLEWTLMALAVLSFGLVAVAQALFPLWASHPAAAGLRVHLSNGLYANATIDRLLGGWSVSKTS